A portion of the Scleropages formosus chromosome 15, fSclFor1.1, whole genome shotgun sequence genome contains these proteins:
- the vps18 gene encoding vacuolar protein sorting-associated protein 18 homolog, whose translation MASILDEYEDSQNTARPAQHRSRFSASNIGIAHSGFVNARLEEEKPIFNKQRIDFSPPEKINHFAVCNNQLCMSLGRDTLLRIDLGKPDQPNQIELGRKDQSSVYKLFLDPTGSHVVISLSTSECLYLNRNTQKVRSLSRWKGHLIESVGWNKLLGTETNTGPILVGTTQGLIFEAEISASEGSLFNTNPDQYFRQVHLLEEDGDTAPVCCLEMERGLESKCFIIATTRKRLFQFVGKVAEGSEQQGFSSIFSQNQDLLPSFQEFPVNMGYSEIAFYTSKLRSCPKAFAWMMGNGVLYGQLDYVRPDSLLSDVQVWEYTESIDTCKPLSIVLTQFHFLLLLPDRVKAVCTLNGQVVHEDVFPEKFGPLRKMVKDPIGGLVWIYTEKAVFRYNIQREARDVWQMYMSMEKFDLAKEYCRDRPECLDIVLAKEAEHCFQNKRYVESAKCYALTQNYFEEIALKFIEARQEEALKEFLLKKLSNLKLSEKTQITLLVTWLTELYLNRLGLFEADDSKNALFVETREEFHSFLSNPKYKECFYNNRSTIYDLLASHGNVDDMVHFAVVMQDYERVVSHHCQHEDYGAALEVLSKHCDVKLFYKFSPVLMQHIPMRVVEAWMNVGKKLDAKKLIPALVNYSQIGSTQQINETIRYMEFCVYQLGETDEAIHNYLLSLYAKYRPESLLWYLEQEGKHSSDVHYDLKYALRLFAEHGHHRACVHVYKIMELYEEAVDLALQVDVDLAKSCADLPEDDEELRKKLWLKIARHVVQEEKDVKKAMHCLSSCNLLKIEDVLPFFPDFVTIDHFKEAICSSLEEYNKHIEELKQEMEEATESAKRIREDIQQMRNKYGVVESHEKCATCDFPLLNRPFYLFLCGHMFHYDCLFQEVTPHLSSYRQAKLEELQKKLAAASQPAKNRQRVKEEEAAAGSLSKGQLSREQIKSDIDDIVASECVYCGELMIRSIDKPFIDPQKFEEEKLSWL comes from the exons ATGGCTTCCATCCTGGACGAGTACGAGGACTCCCAGAACACGGCGCGCCCCGCGCAGCACCGCTCGCGTTTCTCGGCCTCCAACATCGGCATCGCGCACTCCG GCTTCGTGAACGCGcgcctggaggaggagaagcccATTTTCAACAAGCAGCGGATCGACTTCTCTCCGCCAGAGAAGATCAACCACTTTGCGGTGTGCAACAATCAACTGTGTATGAGCCTGGGCCGAGATACGCTGCTGAG GATCGATCTAGGAAAACCCGATCAGCCTAATCAAATAGAACTGGGCAGGAAAGACCAAAGCAGTGTCTACAAGCTGTTCCTGGACCCCACAG GGTCCCACGTGGTGATTAGCTTGTCCACCAGTGAGTGCCTATACCTGAACAGAAACACCCAGAAGGTGCGGAGCCTGTCTCGCTGGAAGGGCCACCTGATAGAAAGTGTGGGCTGGAACAAACTGCTGGGCACGGAGACCAACACGGGCCCCATTCTTGTGGGCACCACCCAAGGCCTCATCTTTGAGGCAGAAATCTCGGCCTCGGAGGGCAGCCTGTTCAACACGAACCCCGACCAGTACTTCCGGCAAGTCCACCTGCTGGAGGAAGATGGAGACACGGCACCGGTCTGCTGCCTGGAGATGGAGCGTGGCCTTGAATCCAAGTGCTTCATCATTGCCACCACGCGGAAGCGCCTGTTCCAGTTCGTGGGGAAGGTGGCAGAGGGATCCGAGCAGCAGGGCTTCAGCTCGATCTTCAGCCAGAACCAGGACCTCCTGCCCAGCTTCCAGGAATTCCCCGTGAACATGGGCTACAGCGAAATCGCCTTCTACACCTCCAAGTTGCGCTCGTGCCCCAAGGCCTTTGCATGGATGATGGGCAACGGCGTCCTCTACGGTCAGCTGGACTACGTGCGTCCCGACTCGCTGCTCAGCGACGTCCAAGTGTGGGAGTACACGGAAAGCATTGACACCTGCAAGCCCCTCTCCATTGTCTTGACACagttccacttcctgctgctgctcccggACCGCGTGAAGGCTGTGTGCACCTTGAATGGCCAGGTGGTGCATGAGGACGTCTTCCCGGAGAAATTTGGCCCTTTGAGGAAAATGGTGAAGGACCCCatcggcgggctggtgtggatTTACACTGAGAAAGCGGTCTTCCGCTACAACATCCAGAGGGAGGCGCGCGATGTTTGGCAGATGTACATGAGCATGGAGAAGTTTGACCTCGCCAAGGAGTACTGCCGCGACCGGCCCGAGTGCTTGGACATAGTCCTGGCGAAGGAGGCGGAGCATTGCTTCCAGAACAAGCGATACGTGGAGAGCGCCAAGTGCTATGCCCTCACCCAGAACTACTTTGAGGAGATCGCCCTGAAGTTTATCGAGGCACGGCAAGAGGAAGCCTTGAAGGAGTTCCTGCTGAAGAAACTGAGCAATCTCAAATTGAGCGAGAAGACCCAGATCACCCTGCTGGTCACGTGGCTCACGGAGCTCTACCTCAACCGACTGGGGCTCTTTGAGGCGGATGACTCCAAGAATGCTCTCTTTGTGGAGACCCGTGAGGAGTTTCACAGTTTCCTCAGCAATCCAAAGTACAAGGAATGCTTCTACAACAACCGCAGCACCATCTACGACCTCCTGGCGAGTCACGGGAACGTGGACGACATGGTTCACTTCGCTGTTGTCATGCAGGACTACGAGAGGGTTGTCTCCCACCACTGCCAACACGAAGACTACGGCGCTGCCCTGGAGGTACTCTCCAAACACTGCGACGTGAAGCTCTTCTACAAGTTCTCCCCCGTCCTCATGCAGCACATACCCATGAGAGTGGTGGAGGCGTGGATGAACGTAGGCAAGAAGCTCGATGCTAAGAAGCTCATCCCAGCGCTGGTGAACTACAGCCAGATTGGCAGCACCCAGCAGATCAACGAGACGATTCGCTACATGGAGTTCTGTGTTTACCAGCTTGGTGAGACGGACGAGGCCATCCACAACTACCTACTGTCCCTCTATGCAAAGTACCGGCCCGAGTCGCTGCTGTGGTACCTGGAGCAGGAAGGGAAGCACTCCTCGGACGTCCATTACGACCTCAAGTACGCTCTGCGGCTGTTTGCTGAACATGGGCACCACCGAGCATGTGTCCACGTCTACAAGATAATGGAGCTCTACGAGGAGGCTGTGGATCTGGCACTACAG GTTGACGTGGACTTGGCCAAATCGTGCGCAGACCTGCCGGAAGATGACGAGGAGCTGAGGAAGAAGCTGTGGCTGAAGATCGCCCGCCACGTtgtgcaggaggagaaggatgTGAAGAAGGCCATGCACTGCCTGTCGAGCTGCAACCTGCTGAAGATTGAGGATGTTCTTCCTTTCTTCCCGGACTTTGTCACCATCGACCACTTCAAGGAAGCCATCTGCAGCTCCTTGGAGGAGTACAACAAGCACATCGAAGAGCTGAAGCAAGAGATGGAGGAGGCCACGGAGAGCGCCAAGCGCATCCGGGAGGACATCCAGCAGATGAGGAACAAGTACGGAGTGGTGGAGTCTCACGAGAAGTGCGCCACCTGTGACTTTCCCCTGCTCAATCGGCCCTTCTACCTGTTCCTGTGTGGCCACATGTTCCATTACGACTGCCTCTTCCAGGAGGTCACCCCTCACCTGTCCTCCTACAGGCAGGccaagctggaggagctgcagaagaagCTGGCGGCTGCCAGCCAGCCTGCGAAGAATCGGCAGCGGgtaaaggaggaggaggctgcagCCGGTTCCCTCAGCAAGGGCCAGCTCAGCCGCGAGCAGATCAAGTCGGACATTGATGACATAGTGGCCAGCGAGTGCGTGTATTGCGGGGAATTGATGATCAGGTCCATTGATAAGCCTTTCATTGACCCACAGAAGTTTGAGGAGGAGAAGCTCAGCTGGCTGTAA
- the rhov gene encoding rho-related GTP-binding protein RhoV, with product MPPQMEYYCAEPRAPSARWSRDRWEDAAISCMLVGDGAVGKTSMIVSYTANGYPAEYQQTAFDVFSGQVQVDGMPVRIQLVDTAGQEEFDGFRSFCYAHTDVFILCFSVVNPASFQNVTKKWIPEIRACNPTSPVILVGTQSDLRHDVNVLIRLDQSKVKPVVSSRAKDVAEKIRAQDYVECSALTQKNLKEAFDTAIFAAIKHKARQAKKLKLSDGTKTYSKCGWKKFFCFV from the exons ATGCCACCGCAAATGGAGTACTACTGCGCCGAGCCGAGGGCCCCGTCCGCGCGCTGGTCTCGGGACAGGTGGGAGGACGCGGCCATCAGCTGCATGCTTGTCGGGGATGGCGCCGTGGGCAAGACCAGTATGATCGTGAGCTACACGGCGAACGGCTACCCTGCTGAGTACCAGCAGACGGCTTTTGACGTCTTCTCTG GACAAGTCCAGGTGGATGGCATGCCTGTACGGATCCAGCTGGTGGACACTGCGGGACAG GAGGAGTTTGATGGCTTCCGTTCATTCTGCTATGCACACACGGACGTCTTCATCCTCTGTTTCAGCGTCGTCAACCCAGCGTCCTTCCAGAATGTTACCAAGAAGTGGATCCCTGAGATTCGAGCATGCAACCCTACCTCCCCCGTCATCCTGGTGGGGACGCAGTCGGACCTCCGGCATGATGTCAACGTTCTAATCCGCTTGGACCAAAGTAAAGTGAAGCCTGTTGTGAGTTCTCGGGCCAAGGATGTGGCTGAGAAGATCCGGGCACAGGACTACGTGGAATGCTCAGCACTAACTCAAAAGAACCTTAAGGAGGCATTTGATACAGCCATCTTTGCTGCCATTAAGCACAAGGCCCGCCAGGCCAAGAAACTCAAACTGTCGGACGGCACAAAGACTTACTCAAAGTGTGGCTGGAAGAAGTTCTTCTGTTTTGTCTGA